From a single Halococcus hamelinensis 100A6 genomic region:
- a CDS encoding Gfo/Idh/MocA family protein → METADTPRIGIIGLGSWGSYHATRLTEGDATLAGGVDIDAAARERFETSFDRPTYGSLDELVDAGVDGVVVTTPNRYHEEYAIAAFETGLDVLLEKPLAHSLDSAERIVDAAEDAPGTCMVGFKNRFLPAVEVIKGYQDQGRFGETKHVEANYVRRRGVPGRGSWFTRKDAAGGGSLVDIGVHAIDLALYFLDFPEVETVLGQTRSQFGGREDYTYLDMWGEDAGPGAFDVDDSTSAMLTCADGRTIALECAWAADREPTDEFVVQGTDAGATLDRGNGALTIHEAHDVGAPHFVNAEVETRDVDPIAAEQRAFATAIETGTPPKRNTPEQALAVQRVLDAIQRSSDAGEAVSVE, encoded by the coding sequence ATGGAGACGGCAGACACACCACGGATCGGTATCATCGGCCTCGGGAGCTGGGGGTCGTACCACGCGACCCGGCTGACCGAGGGCGACGCGACGCTCGCCGGCGGGGTCGACATCGACGCGGCGGCGCGCGAACGCTTCGAGACGAGTTTCGACCGCCCGACCTACGGGAGCCTCGACGAACTGGTCGATGCGGGGGTCGACGGGGTCGTCGTCACGACGCCGAACCGCTACCACGAGGAGTACGCGATAGCGGCGTTCGAGACCGGACTGGACGTGCTGCTCGAAAAGCCGCTCGCCCACAGCCTCGACAGCGCCGAGCGCATCGTCGACGCTGCCGAGGACGCACCCGGAACCTGCATGGTGGGGTTCAAGAACCGCTTCCTGCCGGCCGTCGAGGTGATCAAGGGCTACCAGGATCAGGGCCGGTTCGGGGAGACCAAACACGTCGAGGCGAACTACGTCCGTCGGCGTGGCGTCCCCGGCCGCGGGTCGTGGTTCACCCGGAAGGACGCCGCGGGCGGGGGCTCGCTCGTCGACATCGGCGTGCACGCCATCGACCTCGCGCTCTACTTCCTGGATTTCCCCGAGGTCGAGACCGTGCTCGGCCAAACCCGGAGCCAGTTCGGCGGTCGTGAGGACTACACCTACCTCGACATGTGGGGCGAGGACGCCGGCCCGGGGGCCTTCGACGTCGACGACTCCACGTCGGCCATGTTGACCTGTGCGGACGGGCGAACGATCGCGCTCGAATGCGCGTGGGCGGCCGACCGCGAACCGACCGACGAGTTCGTGGTCCAGGGAACCGACGCCGGGGCGACGCTCGACCGCGGCAACGGGGCGCTCACGATCCACGAGGCCCACGACGTCGGCGCGCCGCACTTCGTCAACGCCGAGGTCGAAACCCGCGACGTGGACCCCATCGCGGCCGAACAGCGCGCCTTCGCGACGGCGATCGAGACCGGGACACCCCCGAAGCGCAACACCCCCGAGCAGGCGCTGGCCGTCCAGCGGGTGCTCGACGCTATCCAGCGCTCCAGCGACGCCGGCGAAGCGGTCTCCGTCGAGTGA